One Clostridia bacterium genomic window carries:
- a CDS encoding ATP-binding cassette domain-containing protein, which produces MNSVLKLTNVSKEFERKTVVDNISLEVEKGEILGILGPNGAGKTTAIRCMMGIIYPDSGIIEYAIPGGRNGIPYSSIGYLPEERGLYKNVKVMDVLLYLSNLKGYPQDKARSRALDYLEVFGLKGYDGAKVQELSKGMAQKVQFIASILHEPELLVLDEPFSGLDPVSQDYIIKGIRGLAESGTTILLSSHQMNRVEQLCDRIFLINKGKKVLYGPVQEIKEQFGHFKCTVIGDNDKSLFEGSHLVESVEQMGNNMTVHIKSGYTPNDFLNEFSSKVKINELNISRISLHEIFVKVATGGVR; this is translated from the coding sequence ATGAATAGTGTATTAAAGCTTACAAATGTTTCAAAAGAATTCGAGAGAAAAACAGTAGTGGATAATATATCTTTAGAGGTTGAAAAGGGAGAGATTTTGGGAATATTGGGACCTAATGGTGCAGGCAAAACCACTGCTATAAGATGTATGATGGGAATTATATATCCTGATTCAGGTATTATAGAATATGCAATACCAGGCGGGCGAAACGGGATACCTTATTCTAGTATTGGATATCTTCCGGAAGAGCGGGGTTTATACAAAAACGTGAAAGTGATGGATGTGCTTTTATATTTATCAAACTTAAAGGGGTATCCTCAAGATAAGGCCCGCTCTAGAGCTTTGGATTACTTAGAGGTTTTTGGCCTGAAAGGGTACGATGGGGCTAAGGTACAAGAACTTTCAAAAGGAATGGCTCAAAAGGTGCAATTTATTGCCTCAATACTCCATGAGCCCGAGCTGCTTGTATTAGACGAGCCTTTTTCAGGATTAGATCCTGTAAGTCAGGATTACATAATTAAAGGCATAAGGGGTTTGGCTGAAAGTGGTACTACCATATTATTATCATCTCACCAGATGAACAGAGTAGAACAGCTTTGTGACAGGATATTTCTTATAAACAAAGGGAAAAAAGTGTTGTATGGACCGGTGCAGGAAATAAAAGAACAGTTCGGTCATTTCAAATGTACTGTTATAGGGGACAATGATAAATCTTTATTTGAAGGGTCACACTTGGTTGAAAGTGTTGAGCAAATGGGTAATAATATGACTGTACATATAAAATCAGGTTATACGCCCAATGATTTTTTGAATGAGTTTTCTAGCAAAGTAAAAATAAACGAGCTAAACATAAGCAGGATTTCGTTGCATGAGATTTTTGTGAAGGTAGCTACCGGAGGGGTGAGATAA
- a CDS encoding HAMP domain-containing sensor histidine kinase: MEKMIAGVTMKSIKIRLVTNFMLVILISILILEVLLINFVKHYYYTNTEEILTNQIRISSEFYSRYFANTPLKYNVLDNIDIFWKQTPAQVQIIDERGKVLMDSIGVPAEQPIETIDFKKAIKGEKGSWVGRVDYDDSDVMAVAYPLKSEDRVVGAIRFITSLKEVNNGIKAISTVFVVIGVIVVIISGIVSIFLATSITVPINSVTAVAEKMASGNFKIRSEKKNNDEIGKLSDTLNYMAEEILKKEQLKNEFISSVSHELRTPLTAIKGWAVTLESSDMDDKQIIKDGLRIIDKECDRLTVMVEQLLDFSRLVSSKTTLNKEETQIEDLIFYIEKYLNPRAEREKKFLSVRCQENLPVLTLDGDRIKQVLINVLDNAFKFTEENGQILIEVKEVDHGVEVCIKDNGCGISPQDLPRVKEKFYKGKGSKSQNGIGLSICDEIVNMHGGILEIESELGKGTSVCIRLGQTI; this comes from the coding sequence ATGGAAAAAATGATTGCGGGAGTTACTATGAAGAGTATAAAGATTCGCTTGGTAACAAATTTTATGCTTGTAATATTGATAAGTATTTTGATACTTGAGGTTTTATTGATTAATTTTGTTAAACATTATTACTATACTAACACAGAGGAAATACTAACTAACCAGATAAGAATATCATCAGAGTTCTATTCTAGATATTTTGCCAACACACCATTAAAATACAATGTTTTGGACAATATCGACATTTTTTGGAAACAAACCCCTGCTCAGGTGCAAATAATTGATGAACGAGGTAAGGTGCTCATGGATTCAATAGGGGTGCCTGCAGAGCAGCCTATAGAGACTATAGATTTTAAAAAAGCGATAAAAGGAGAAAAAGGCAGTTGGGTTGGAAGAGTCGACTATGATGATTCCGATGTTATGGCGGTGGCTTATCCTTTAAAATCAGAGGATAGAGTGGTGGGAGCTATAAGGTTTATCACTTCATTAAAGGAAGTGAATAATGGAATAAAAGCTATTTCTACAGTGTTTGTGGTAATAGGTGTGATCGTAGTTATAATATCAGGTATAGTCAGTATATTTTTAGCTACCAGTATAACTGTTCCAATAAATAGTGTTACAGCTGTAGCTGAAAAAATGGCATCAGGAAATTTTAAAATACGAAGTGAAAAGAAAAACAATGATGAGATAGGAAAATTGTCTGATACTTTAAATTATATGGCAGAGGAAATATTAAAGAAGGAGCAGTTGAAAAACGAGTTTATATCATCGGTATCCCATGAGCTCAGGACTCCTCTCACTGCTATAAAAGGCTGGGCTGTAACATTGGAAAGCAGTGATATGGATGATAAGCAAATAATAAAAGATGGGTTAAGGATAATAGACAAGGAATGCGATCGGTTGACTGTTATGGTAGAACAGCTTCTAGATTTTTCCAGGCTGGTATCAAGCAAGACCACTTTAAACAAGGAAGAGACACAGATAGAAGATCTGATATTTTATATAGAAAAATATCTAAACCCTAGAGCTGAAAGGGAAAAAAAGTTTTTATCGGTTAGATGTCAGGAAAATCTACCTGTGTTGACTTTGGATGGGGATAGAATAAAACAGGTTTTGATAAACGTGTTAGACAATGCATTCAAGTTTACTGAGGAGAATGGACAGATACTTATCGAGGTGAAGGAAGTAGATCATGGAGTAGAGGTATGTATAAAAGATAATGGCTGTGGCATCAGCCCACAAGACTTGCCCCGGGTAAAAGAGAAATTTTATAAGGGTAAAGGCAGTAAATCGCAAAACGGGATAGGTTTATCTATATGTGATGAGATAGTCAATATGCATGGAGGTATTTTAGAGATAGAGAGCGAATTGGGGAAGGGGACAAGTGTATGTATAAGACTAGGACAAACTATATAA
- a CDS encoding NAD(+) synthase — translation MLLDSCFVKVSAGCPVTNVADIDFNVKNIMECIDIAVHQNSKLIVFPELCITSYTCADLFFQRNLIEQTVKGLEKLCHYSKKTDILIAVGAPITFNDKLYNCAVIIKDGDILGVVPKSYLPNNDEFYEKRWFVEGREITDKILNLYFQKNIPFGTDLIFCAENLKFGFEICEDLYTPIPPSSHLCTGGANIIGNLSASNEIVNRAEYIESLVKSQSARCTCAYVYSSAGVYESTTDLVFGGHLMISEKGTLMEQNDRFQRKNQIISQIIDVDKLNNARLKNFDLQQPINLSDYRNIEFTYQSRKIVDFDRYIDKHPFIPSDADQRESRCKEIFNIQTAALAKRLEHTGMKRVILGISGGLDSTLALLVAIKTFDMLEYTRKNILCVTMPGFGTSDKTYANAVNLCKNLQTDFREINIVKSCIQHFKDIGHSPDIHDTTYENVQARERTQILMDIANKEKALLIGTGDLSELALGWATYNGDHMSMYSVNCSVPKTLVRYLVEYVCEHQVQPQISKTLKDILNTPVSPELLPNDKANDEISQKTEELIGPYELHDFFLYHLVRQNSAPEKVFFLACHGFKDQYSPDVIRKWLNFFIKRFFTQQFKRSAVPDGPKIGTVSLSPRGNWKMPSDASFKCWLLK, via the coding sequence ATGCTATTGGATAGCTGTTTTGTAAAAGTTTCAGCAGGCTGCCCGGTTACAAATGTGGCAGATATAGATTTTAATGTGAAAAATATAATGGAATGTATAGATATAGCTGTGCATCAAAACTCAAAACTCATAGTATTTCCTGAACTCTGCATTACTTCATATACCTGCGCAGACCTTTTCTTTCAGCGCAATCTTATAGAACAAACAGTAAAAGGTTTGGAAAAACTATGCCATTACTCAAAGAAAACAGATATATTAATAGCCGTCGGTGCACCTATCACATTTAATGATAAACTCTACAATTGTGCGGTAATTATAAAGGATGGAGATATATTAGGTGTAGTGCCTAAAAGCTATCTACCAAATAATGATGAGTTTTACGAAAAAAGATGGTTTGTTGAAGGCAGGGAGATCACAGATAAAATACTGAATCTATATTTTCAAAAAAACATCCCTTTTGGAACAGATCTCATATTCTGTGCTGAAAATTTAAAATTTGGTTTTGAAATATGCGAAGACCTTTACACCCCCATCCCTCCTAGCAGCCACCTATGCACAGGAGGGGCAAATATCATAGGGAACTTATCGGCATCAAATGAAATAGTAAACAGGGCTGAGTACATAGAAAGCTTGGTAAAATCCCAGAGCGCAAGATGTACGTGTGCCTATGTATATTCTTCAGCAGGGGTATATGAATCGACTACCGATTTGGTATTTGGAGGTCATTTGATGATTTCAGAAAAGGGCACCCTGATGGAACAAAACGACAGATTTCAACGTAAAAATCAGATTATAAGCCAAATCATTGATGTAGACAAACTAAATAATGCTCGTTTAAAAAACTTCGATTTACAACAGCCTATAAATCTTTCTGATTATAGAAATATAGAGTTTACCTACCAAAGCAGAAAGATTGTCGATTTTGATAGATACATAGACAAACATCCATTCATTCCTAGCGATGCTGACCAAAGGGAAAGCCGCTGTAAAGAGATATTCAATATTCAGACAGCTGCACTTGCAAAAAGGTTGGAGCATACAGGCATGAAAAGAGTTATATTGGGTATATCCGGAGGACTGGACTCAACTCTTGCACTGCTAGTTGCAATAAAGACCTTTGATATGTTGGAATATACCAGGAAAAATATACTATGTGTGACAATGCCTGGATTTGGAACTTCGGATAAGACCTATGCAAATGCAGTAAATCTTTGCAAAAATTTGCAAACCGATTTCAGAGAGATAAACATAGTAAAATCTTGTATACAGCACTTCAAGGATATCGGTCATTCGCCGGATATCCATGATACAACTTACGAAAATGTACAGGCAAGGGAAAGGACCCAGATTCTCATGGATATAGCAAACAAAGAAAAGGCACTTTTGATAGGTACTGGGGATCTATCAGAACTAGCTTTAGGTTGGGCAACCTATAACGGGGACCATATGTCCATGTATTCAGTGAATTGCTCTGTACCCAAAACATTGGTTAGATATTTAGTGGAATATGTATGTGAACACCAGGTGCAACCGCAAATATCCAAAACACTTAAGGATATACTGAATACGCCGGTAAGTCCAGAACTATTGCCCAACGACAAAGCAAATGATGAAATATCGCAAAAAACCGAGGAGCTGATAGGACCTTATGAACTTCACGATTTCTTTCTCTATCATTTGGTAAGACAGAACTCCGCACCTGAAAAAGTATTCTTTCTCGCTTGCCATGGGTTTAAGGATCAATATTCACCAGATGTGATAAGAAAATGGCTGAACTTTTTTATAAAAAGATTTTTCACACAACAGTTTAAGCGTTCGGCTGTTCCAGACGGACCAAAAATAGGCACTGTAAGCCTTTCACCTAGAGGAAATTGGAAAATGCCCTCTGATGCTAGTTTTAAATGTTGGTTATTAAAATAA
- a CDS encoding helix-turn-helix domain-containing protein, with the protein GKAFSRDELLDLVWGNDFVGDPKIVDVNIRRMRKKIEQDPSNPQHIETVWGIGYRWKK; encoded by the coding sequence CGGGCAAGGCATTCAGCAGAGATGAGTTGCTTGACCTTGTGTGGGGAAATGATTTTGTAGGAGATCCTAAGATTGTTGATGTAAATATTAGAAGGATGAGAAAAAAAATAGAGCAAGATCCGTCCAATCCCCAGCATATAGAGACAGTGTGGGGAATAGGATATAGATGGAAAAAATGA
- the cwlD gene encoding N-acetylmuramoyl-L-alanine amidase CwlD has protein sequence MKYNQSFSLIVMIIISLIFIAILNVSYYSAVSNLSFPISDKVIIIDPGHGGVDPGAVGKAGMNESEINLKISIKLKDYFQESGAAVVMTRETAKGLYDEEGTLRHKKNEDLKRRREIAQNAGGDIFISIHLNSFPQSQYYGAQTFYLKNDEHSKKLAMSIQDELIKVLNRGNKREIKESDSYYILKGHQIPAVLVECGFLSNPEEERLLNTDKYQQEVAWAIYVGVIKYIVEQSG, from the coding sequence GTGAAATATAATCAGAGTTTTTCTTTGATTGTTATGATAATTATATCGCTAATCTTTATCGCTATTTTGAATGTTTCATATTATTCTGCAGTATCAAACTTATCTTTTCCCATATCAGACAAAGTTATAATAATTGACCCTGGACATGGAGGGGTTGATCCAGGAGCGGTAGGCAAAGCCGGGATGAATGAATCTGAAATAAATTTAAAGATTTCAATCAAATTAAAAGATTATTTTCAAGAAAGTGGTGCAGCGGTGGTGATGACTAGAGAGACTGCCAAAGGATTGTACGATGAGGAAGGAACATTGAGGCACAAAAAGAACGAGGACTTGAAGCGGAGAAGGGAGATCGCTCAAAATGCAGGAGGAGATATATTTATAAGTATACACTTAAACAGTTTTCCTCAATCACAATACTACGGTGCCCAGACATTTTATTTAAAAAACGATGAACATAGTAAAAAGCTTGCCATGAGTATACAGGATGAATTGATAAAGGTATTGAACCGAGGGAACAAGCGTGAGATAAAGGAATCGGATTCTTATTATATACTTAAAGGGCATCAGATTCCTGCAGTTTTAGTAGAATGTGGCTTTTTAAGCAACCCGGAGGAGGAAAGGTTGCTTAATACCGATAAATATCAGCAAGAGGTTGCTTGGGCAATATATGTAGGAGTGATAAAATATATTGTAGAGCAATCAGGCTAA
- a CDS encoding ABC transporter permease: protein MSDSLKVAIWEIKRNLTNKTFIISILLTPILMIVFGGLPTFLGELEFKKTNTIYVIDQVGIYDQIEKEMDSPNIKLINYQGDEEELKQKITGKQNTGYLVLDSSTLEQMQITLYNGDEGELNVEQLKNALNNILKEHQMRKLGMADQDIDKVMRDYSFSMQSLVSKDMDTYKKIIPAVFSMIILISVFITGSMTMQSSLQEKKDRMIEVLISSISPYSLMKGKIIGYFVLGILQVLIWMVMVIPVVQLVFKIPVLQYIFTKDMPLMLFFALMGYLMYSSLYVGIGATMDDVQSAGNFQGIIMIIPMLPIMLVGAIMTSPNGIIAKVGSFFPLTSPGVMLLRMAIVSHIPLWEILLSASLIVLATILIARMAGKIFKTGMLMYGKSATPSEILKWLKY, encoded by the coding sequence ATGAGCGATAGTTTGAAGGTTGCTATATGGGAAATAAAGAGAAACTTGACAAATAAAACATTTATAATATCCATATTATTGACTCCTATATTGATGATAGTATTTGGAGGACTTCCCACTTTTCTAGGTGAATTAGAGTTTAAAAAAACTAATACCATTTATGTTATAGATCAGGTAGGAATATATGATCAAATAGAAAAAGAGATGGATTCTCCAAATATAAAACTGATAAATTATCAAGGAGATGAGGAAGAGTTAAAACAAAAAATAACGGGAAAGCAAAACACAGGTTATTTAGTGCTGGATTCATCAACATTAGAACAGATGCAGATAACTTTATACAATGGTGATGAAGGTGAGCTGAATGTGGAGCAATTAAAAAATGCTCTTAATAATATATTAAAAGAACATCAAATGAGAAAGTTGGGCATGGCTGATCAGGATATAGATAAGGTGATGAGGGATTATAGCTTTAGCATGCAATCATTGGTCAGCAAAGATATGGATACTTATAAGAAGATAATACCTGCGGTATTTTCCATGATAATACTCATCTCTGTTTTTATAACAGGGTCTATGACTATGCAGAGTTCATTACAAGAGAAGAAGGACAGGATGATAGAAGTTTTGATATCATCTATTTCTCCTTACAGTCTCATGAAGGGCAAGATAATAGGATATTTTGTGCTTGGGATTTTGCAGGTGCTGATATGGATGGTGATGGTGATACCTGTAGTGCAGCTGGTATTTAAGATCCCGGTTTTACAGTATATATTTACCAAGGATATGCCCCTCATGTTGTTTTTTGCACTTATGGGTTATCTGATGTATTCTTCCCTTTATGTTGGCATAGGTGCTACTATGGATGATGTTCAGTCTGCCGGGAATTTCCAAGGGATTATAATGATTATACCTATGCTTCCTATAATGTTGGTAGGGGCCATAATGACAAGTCCTAATGGCATAATAGCAAAGGTGGGTTCTTTTTTTCCACTTACCAGTCCGGGGGTCATGCTTTTAAGGATGGCGATTGTATCACACATTCCTCTTTGGGAAATACTTTTAAGTGCATCGCTAATAGTACTTGCAACTATTTTGATTGCACGCATGGCAGGAAAGATATTCAAAACAGGTATGCTCATGTACGGCAAGAGCGCAACTCCATCAGAAATACTAAAATGGTTGAAATATTAA
- the asnS gene encoding asparagine--tRNA ligase, with product MENTFVKDIYKDACQYLNKEIKISGWVRTVRGMKKFGFMEINDGTFFKNIQVVFEQNLDNFNQISKLNVGAAVVVEGKLVETPGAKQPFEIKAASVLIEGQSTPEYPLQKKRHSFEFLRNIAHLRARTNTFSAVFRVRSLAAFAVHKFFQERGFIYVHTPIITGSDCEGAGEMFRLTTFDFNNIPVDENRKIDYSKDFFGKETNLTVSGQLEAEAYAHAFRNVYTFGPTFRAENSNTPRHAAEFWMIEPEMAFADLNDNMKLAEDMMKYIINYVMGNATEEMEFFNKFIDKGLFKRLENVVNSNFQQISYTKAIELLKGSGNKFEYPVEWGCDLQTEHERYLTEQVFGKPVFVTDYPKAIKAFYMRENDDGKTVAAMDLLVPEVGEIIGGSQREERLDRLEKRMQELDLNKEDYWWYLELRKYGSTKHAGYGLGFERAIMYITGMSNIRDVISFPRTVKSAEF from the coding sequence ATGGAAAATACTTTCGTTAAAGACATATACAAGGATGCTTGTCAGTATCTAAACAAGGAAATAAAGATTTCAGGTTGGGTAAGAACTGTTAGAGGAATGAAAAAATTTGGATTCATGGAGATAAATGATGGAACATTTTTCAAAAACATACAGGTAGTTTTTGAACAGAATTTGGACAATTTTAACCAGATATCCAAATTAAATGTAGGGGCTGCAGTGGTAGTAGAAGGCAAACTGGTTGAAACTCCAGGTGCTAAACAGCCCTTTGAGATAAAAGCAGCTTCGGTTCTCATAGAAGGACAATCCACTCCTGAATATCCTCTTCAGAAGAAAAGGCATTCCTTTGAATTCTTAAGGAACATAGCACATTTAAGAGCTAGGACCAATACTTTTTCAGCAGTATTTAGAGTACGTTCTTTAGCTGCATTTGCAGTACATAAGTTTTTTCAGGAACGTGGTTTTATTTATGTGCATACCCCTATCATAACAGGAAGTGATTGTGAAGGTGCAGGAGAGATGTTCAGGTTGACTACGTTTGATTTTAATAACATACCTGTAGATGAAAATAGAAAGATAGATTATTCTAAAGATTTTTTTGGGAAAGAGACAAATTTAACAGTAAGCGGTCAGCTGGAAGCAGAGGCGTATGCCCATGCATTCAGGAATGTATACACTTTTGGACCCACTTTTAGGGCAGAAAACTCAAATACACCTAGACATGCTGCTGAATTCTGGATGATTGAACCGGAAATGGCATTTGCCGATCTTAATGATAATATGAAATTAGCTGAAGACATGATGAAATATATAATCAACTATGTTATGGGGAATGCTACTGAAGAGATGGAGTTTTTCAATAAATTTATAGATAAGGGATTGTTCAAAAGGCTTGAAAACGTAGTAAATTCAAACTTTCAACAAATATCTTATACCAAGGCTATAGAGTTACTTAAAGGATCGGGCAATAAGTTTGAATATCCGGTTGAATGGGGATGCGACCTGCAAACCGAACATGAGAGATATTTGACAGAGCAGGTATTTGGCAAACCTGTATTTGTCACTGATTATCCTAAGGCTATAAAAGCCTTCTATATGAGGGAAAATGATGATGGTAAAACGGTTGCTGCAATGGATTTGTTGGTACCGGAAGTGGGTGAAATAATAGGCGGTAGTCAAAGGGAGGAAAGATTGGATCGTCTAGAAAAAAGGATGCAAGAACTCGATTTAAACAAAGAAGACTATTGGTGGTATTTAGAGCTGAGAAAATATGGTAGTACTAAGCATGCCGGCTATGGACTGGGTTTTGAGAGGGCTATTATGTATATAACTGGAATGTCTAATATAAGGGATGTAATATCATTTCCCAGGACTGTAAAAAGTGCAGAGTTTTAG